Proteins from a genomic interval of Flammeovirgaceae bacterium SG7u.111:
- a CDS encoding ROK family protein, with protein sequence MSNKTIVGVDIGGTSINIGLVRGGQLVKKIKCATPAFEAKEVVIKAVIDGIENISANHEIEGIGIGVPGLLDVHAGIVYDLNNIPSWDEVHLAKAIEEYFCVTVYLANDANCFVVGEKVYGEGASYNSIAGISLGTGIGMGFILNNQLHSGIKSAAGEVGAIPYLFHNYEHYCSGKFFQQEFGLDGDLVFQRALDGDVVSKGIFKQFGSHLGHLLKHLMYIMAPEAIFIGGSIKEAFPFFSESMWEVLHTFPYKRVLDSMVIEKSEMNDIAIMGAAAVYEINACKVEATVQRIAL encoded by the coding sequence ATGTCAAATAAGACAATTGTTGGAGTTGATATAGGTGGTACGAGTATCAACATTGGTTTGGTTCGGGGAGGACAATTGGTCAAAAAAATAAAATGTGCAACACCGGCTTTTGAAGCGAAAGAGGTTGTGATTAAGGCTGTGATAGATGGGATTGAAAATATATCGGCAAATCATGAGATTGAAGGCATAGGTATAGGAGTTCCCGGCTTGTTGGATGTGCATGCAGGTATTGTATATGATTTGAATAATATCCCTTCTTGGGATGAAGTTCATTTGGCGAAAGCCATCGAGGAGTATTTTTGTGTAACAGTATACCTAGCCAATGATGCTAATTGTTTTGTAGTAGGCGAAAAAGTATATGGTGAAGGAGCTTCCTATAATAGTATTGCGGGCATTAGCTTGGGAACAGGTATTGGAATGGGTTTTATTCTCAACAATCAGCTTCATTCAGGTATAAAATCGGCCGCTGGTGAAGTGGGAGCTATTCCTTATTTGTTTCATAATTATGAGCATTATTGTAGTGGTAAATTTTTTCAACAAGAATTTGGTTTAGATGGGGATTTGGTTTTTCAGCGAGCGTTGGATGGTGATGTAGTCTCTAAAGGAATTTTCAAGCAATTCGGTTCGCATTTAGGGCATTTGCTGAAGCACTTAATGTACATAATGGCACCTGAGGCAATATTTATTGGAGGATCTATTAAAGAAGCATTTCCGTTTTTCTCAGAGTCCATGTGGGAGGTTCTTCATACATTTCCATACAAAAGAGTGCTTGACTCCATGGTAATTGAAAAATCAGAAATGAATGATATAGCCATTATGGGTGCTGCCGCAGTTTATGAAATTAATGCTTGCAAAGTAGAGGCAACTGTCCAAAGAATAGCACTTTAA
- a CDS encoding copper homeostasis protein CutC has translation MSTNLIEVVTDSVASCVNAELGGADRVELCDNLFEGGTTPSAGMIKLVRQKVKIDLMVMIRPRGGDFLYSPEELEVMKEDIKVAKELGVNGVVFGLLTPDGVIDKNKTKELIEIARPLSVTFHRAFDMVTDPFQALEDLIELGVDRILSSGLERSALEGVDLLKELIEKAGGRIIILVGGGIRPHNIEKIVAKTGAKECHVSGRKPVESGMRFRNGRVSMGGALQLPEYSISVVDSSVIQSFRK, from the coding sequence ATGTCAACCAATCTCATTGAAGTAGTAACGGATTCTGTTGCCTCGTGTGTGAATGCGGAGCTCGGAGGAGCCGATCGTGTAGAGTTATGTGATAATTTGTTTGAAGGAGGTACAACTCCAAGTGCTGGGATGATAAAACTCGTTAGACAAAAGGTCAAAATAGACCTCATGGTTATGATTCGCCCAAGGGGAGGTGATTTTCTTTATAGCCCAGAGGAGTTGGAGGTAATGAAAGAGGATATAAAGGTTGCGAAAGAACTAGGTGTAAATGGTGTTGTTTTTGGCTTACTTACCCCCGATGGCGTTATTGATAAAAATAAAACGAAAGAGCTTATTGAGATAGCCCGCCCCCTGAGTGTTACCTTTCATCGCGCATTTGACATGGTAACAGATCCTTTTCAGGCTTTGGAAGATTTGATAGAGCTGGGAGTGGATCGTATACTTTCATCGGGTTTAGAACGCTCGGCGCTGGAAGGAGTTGATTTGCTAAAAGAACTCATTGAAAAAGCTGGAGGTCGTATTATCATTTTAGTTGGAGGAGGTATCCGTCCGCATAATATTGAGAAAATAGTAGCTAAAACAGGAGCTAAAGAATGCCATGTTTCTGGAAGAAAGCCTGTAGAAAGTGGAATGCGATTCAGGAATGGGCGTGTGTCTATGGGAGGTGCTTTGCAACTTCCTGAATACAGTATTTCTGTTGTAGATAGTAGCGTGATTCAATCCTTTCGCAAATAG